The following are encoded together in the Pedobacter sp. D749 genome:
- a CDS encoding M14 metallopeptidase family protein — protein MMKTCYKGLCIAFLMVNSCVVLAQEVPTPKSHFGFDIGEDYQLANYTQTEAYFKKLATASNRIKLVDIGKTEEGRSQYMLIVSSPENLKKLDRYKEISQQLAHAEITPEQAKVLAQEGKAVVWIDGGLHANEVVGTHQLIQTVYEFASRKDPETLRILDNVIILFTHANPDGQELVSNWYMRDKDPKKRTTSGLPVLYEKYAGHDNNRDFFMLNLKETQNIGRQLFVEWIPQIMYNHHQAGPAGTVVAGPPYRDPFNYVFDPTLLTSLDAVGAAMHNRMNVENKPGYTQRGGSVYSTWYNGGLRTTTYFHNMIGLLTEIIGNPTPSEIPLVPSRLLPNGDSPNPITPRKWYFKNSIDYSVSLNYAVLNYAQRYRDELLYNIYQMGKNSIERGKKDTWSFSPKRIEAINNAAKVEKGVPITGGDADFSPRRQMSMKAFDTVMKAPANRDPRGYILSADQPDFNSAIKFLNALIRTGIVVQKAKASFTVAGKNYPAGSYVVKTDQAFRPHVLDMFEPQDHPNDFKYEGGAPIPPYDAAGWTLAYLMDVKFDRILDDFSGPFEKNPYGELLKPEHKLPNGSGYVLSAAQNDSYTAVNDLLKNKVEVYRSTENGDFYVSSVGKSVLEKANIMLKVAAAPKDKIKIFAKRIALWDTYGGSMASGWVRFLMEQYHYNATVIYPQDIDAGNLKSKYDVIIFVGGAIPSVQGGGFGNRSFGPKAEEIPQEFRNRLGKISTDKSIHELKKFLEAGGNIVTIGSSTNLAYHLNLPVRNAMVEIVNGEEKRLPAEKYYVPGSVLNVGVDTSLPTNWGMEKEADIYFDNSPVFKLTGDAIASGKIKPLMWFKNATPLRSGWAWGQAYLQDGVTAFEAKVGKGKLIAFGPEITFRAQTHGTFKLIFNQLYK, from the coding sequence ATGATGAAAACCTGCTATAAAGGGCTTTGCATTGCTTTTTTAATGGTAAATAGCTGTGTGGTACTGGCCCAGGAAGTGCCCACTCCAAAATCGCATTTTGGTTTTGATATCGGCGAGGATTATCAACTGGCCAATTACACCCAAACAGAAGCCTACTTTAAAAAGCTTGCAACAGCTTCTAACCGTATTAAACTAGTTGATATTGGGAAAACCGAAGAAGGCAGAAGTCAGTATATGCTGATTGTTTCTTCACCTGAAAACCTGAAGAAATTAGATCGTTATAAAGAAATTTCACAACAACTGGCCCATGCCGAAATTACGCCTGAGCAGGCCAAAGTATTGGCACAGGAAGGTAAAGCAGTAGTATGGATAGATGGAGGCCTGCATGCAAATGAAGTGGTTGGCACCCATCAGCTGATCCAAACGGTATACGAATTTGCCTCCAGAAAAGACCCTGAAACTTTGCGTATTTTGGATAATGTAATCATTTTGTTTACTCATGCAAACCCTGATGGTCAGGAGCTGGTAAGCAATTGGTACATGAGGGATAAAGATCCGAAGAAAAGAACAACTTCCGGACTTCCTGTTTTGTACGAAAAATATGCGGGACATGATAACAACCGTGATTTCTTTATGTTAAACCTTAAAGAAACACAAAATATCGGTCGTCAGCTTTTTGTAGAATGGATCCCACAGATTATGTATAACCACCATCAGGCTGGTCCGGCAGGAACCGTTGTTGCAGGCCCACCCTATCGTGATCCGTTTAATTATGTTTTCGATCCAACACTATTAACCAGTTTAGATGCTGTCGGTGCGGCCATGCACAACCGCATGAATGTAGAAAACAAGCCTGGTTATACCCAGCGGGGAGGATCGGTTTATTCTACCTGGTACAATGGCGGTTTAAGAACCACAACCTATTTTCATAACATGATCGGGCTCCTGACCGAAATTATCGGGAACCCTACCCCTTCTGAAATCCCGTTGGTTCCTTCGAGATTACTGCCGAACGGCGATTCGCCAAACCCGATTACCCCAAGGAAATGGTATTTTAAAAACTCTATCGACTATTCGGTATCGCTAAACTATGCTGTTTTAAATTATGCACAACGTTATCGCGACGAATTGTTGTATAACATTTACCAGATGGGCAAAAATTCGATCGAAAGAGGTAAAAAGGATACCTGGTCTTTCTCTCCGAAGAGAATTGAAGCCATTAACAACGCTGCAAAAGTCGAAAAAGGTGTCCCGATTACCGGTGGAGATGCTGATTTTAGCCCAAGGCGACAGATGAGCATGAAAGCTTTTGATACGGTGATGAAAGCACCGGCAAACAGAGATCCGCGCGGATACATTTTAAGTGCCGATCAGCCCGATTTTAACTCTGCCATTAAGTTTTTGAATGCATTGATCAGAACGGGAATTGTGGTGCAAAAAGCAAAGGCTTCATTTACCGTTGCGGGGAAAAATTACCCTGCAGGAAGTTATGTGGTAAAAACCGATCAGGCTTTCCGTCCGCACGTTTTGGATATGTTTGAACCGCAAGATCACCCAAATGATTTCAAATACGAAGGCGGTGCACCAATTCCTCCTTATGATGCCGCCGGATGGACTTTGGCATATCTGATGGATGTGAAGTTCGACCGTATTCTTGACGATTTTTCAGGACCGTTTGAAAAAAATCCTTATGGGGAACTCTTAAAGCCAGAGCATAAACTACCAAATGGATCAGGTTATGTCTTAAGTGCAGCACAAAATGATTCTTATACCGCAGTTAATGATCTATTGAAAAACAAAGTTGAGGTTTACCGCTCTACTGAAAATGGAGACTTTTATGTTTCATCAGTAGGAAAATCGGTGTTGGAAAAAGCAAACATTATGCTAAAAGTCGCCGCTGCCCCAAAGGATAAAATTAAAATCTTTGCCAAAAGAATTGCCCTTTGGGATACTTATGGTGGTTCTATGGCTTCGGGTTGGGTGCGGTTTTTAATGGAACAGTACCATTATAATGCTACGGTAATCTATCCGCAGGACATTGATGCGGGAAATTTAAAATCTAAATACGATGTAATCATTTTTGTGGGCGGTGCAATTCCATCGGTTCAGGGCGGAGGATTTGGAAACAGATCTTTTGGTCCAAAGGCGGAAGAAATCCCTCAGGAATTTAGAAACCGTTTAGGCAAGATCAGCACTGATAAATCAATCCATGAGTTAAAGAAATTTTTAGAAGCGGGCGGCAATATTGTAACCATTGGCAGCAGTACTAACCTGGCTTATCACTTAAATTTACCTGTTCGTAATGCAATGGTCGAAATTGTAAATGGAGAGGAAAAACGATTACCTGCTGAAAAATACTATGTTCCTGGAAGTGTTTTAAATGTTGGTGTAGATACTTCTTTGCCTACCAATTGGGGCATGGAAAAGGAAGCCGATATCTATTTTGATAATAGTCCGGTTTTTAAACTCACTGGCGACGCCATTGCTTCTGGTAAGATTAAACCTTTAATGTGGTTCAAAAACGCCACACCGCTGCGCAGCGGCTGGGCATGGGGGCAGGCTTACCTGCAAGACGGGGTAACGGCTTTTGAAGCAAAAGTTGGGAAAGGTAAATTGATTGCCTTCGGACCCGAAATTACATTTAGAGCACAAACGCACGGTACTTTTAAGTTAATATTTAACCAGTTGTATAAATAG
- a CDS encoding TM2 domain-containing protein, with the protein MDIFQSPLMSLPGITPEEYSYLQQATTGLTEEQLRNFLMVYSSKRKNPSDMLIFCLIGLFAVPGLQRFIIGQIGMGILYLLTAGLCFIGSIIDVVNHKTLAFEHNQKMVFESLQMVRMGGGFQQAGKF; encoded by the coding sequence ATGGATATATTTCAATCACCTCTAATGTCGTTACCAGGTATAACACCAGAGGAATACTCATATTTACAACAAGCAACAACCGGTTTAACTGAAGAGCAGTTGCGTAATTTTCTGATGGTTTACAGCAGCAAAAGAAAAAATCCATCTGATATGCTGATTTTCTGCTTAATCGGGCTATTTGCTGTTCCAGGCTTGCAAAGGTTTATCATCGGACAGATCGGAATGGGTATTTTGTACCTTTTAACTGCAGGTTTGTGCTTCATCGGATCAATTATTGACGTAGTAAACCACAAAACACTAGCTTTTGAACACAACCAGAAAATGGTTTTTGAAAGCTTGCAGATGGTGAGAATGGGTGGTGGATTTCAACAGGCAGGAAAATTTTAG
- a CDS encoding DUF2752 domain-containing protein → MKYVKSFPLELFFWVAALVLLATANSHEHHFTLCPLANLGFKDWCPGCGIGRSISHILHGEFTESFSEHWFGFPALLTIVYRIYTLIKNKNKFKISTTNT, encoded by the coding sequence ATGAAATACGTTAAGAGCTTTCCACTAGAACTTTTTTTCTGGGTAGCGGCTTTAGTATTACTGGCAACAGCGAATAGCCACGAGCATCATTTTACACTTTGTCCTTTAGCTAATTTAGGCTTTAAGGATTGGTGTCCGGGATGTGGTATAGGCAGGTCAATCAGTCATATTTTACATGGCGAATTTACCGAAAGCTTTTCCGAACACTGGTTTGGGTTTCCGGCACTTTTAACAATAGTTTATAGAATTTACACCTTGATAAAAAATAAAAATAAATTTAAAATTTCAACCACAAATACATAG
- the mfd gene encoding transcription-repair coupling factor, giving the protein MNIRDLINRYKTDDRVTQFTKALNATKNPKIQLKGLVGSADAIVALSSYFLLHKPILFVLPDREEAAYFQSDLESVLDKQVLLFPSSYRKSFDFTQVDTANVLARAEVLNELNHDSEYGKIVVSYPEAIAEKVIDRSALEKNTLEISLGAKLGIDFINEFLIDYDFDRRDFVYEPGQFSIRGGIVDIFSFSSDLPYRIEFFGDEVESIRSFEIESQLSVADVKSLTIVPNVQAKFLTESNISILDYIDQDTQLWFKDVEFTLDIVKAGYKKAVELWKALSLDDKNKNPDWIDPKFAFSDEKLLGDHLQDFPLVEFGKQFFYKTDNRFEFETKPQPSFNKDFNLLIHNLKENEKAGIINFIFTDSPKQIERLYAILEDIDKTAKFTPINSMLREGFVDPQIQTAFYTDHQIFDRYYKYKLKKGYQKSQAITLKDLRELKSGDYVTHIDHGIGKYAGLEKVEVNGKTQEMIRLIYADNDLLYVNINSLNRIAKYSGKESGVPKMNKLGTDAWDKLKKTTKKKVKDIARDLIKLYALRKTQAGTAFSPDSYLQTELEASFIYEDTPDQLKATQDVKKDMESPHPMDRLVCGDVGFGKTEIAVRAAFKAVAEGKQAAILVPTTILALQHFKTFSSRLKDFPVTVDYINRFKTSKQIKDTLAEAAAGKVDILIGTHRLLSKDVKFKDLGIMIIDEEQKFGVTAKERLKAVRVNVDTLTLTATPIPRTLHFSLMGARDLSIISTPPPNRQPVSTELHVFNDKLIQEAVQFELDRGGQVFFIHNRVNDLMQLGGLIQKLVPKARIGIAHGQLDGDQLEDVMLDFINGEKDVLVATTIIEAGLDIPNANTIIINHAHMFGLSDLHQMRGRVGRSNKKAFCYLLSPPLSTLTSEARKRLSAIEEFSDLGSGFNVAMRDLDIRGSGNLLGAEQSGFIAEIGFEMYHKILDEAIQELKEAEFKGLFENEPARPFVGFTQVDTDLELYIPDAYITNITERYNLYTELSKLDNEAELAIFEKHLADRFGPVPPQVKTMLSVVRLQWLGKKLGFEKISFKKNSLRGYFLSDKQSAYFDSNTFTRILTFAQNHPRMCNLKEVKNTLRIAFDNVKTVEEAIETLELID; this is encoded by the coding sequence TTGAACATTCGCGATTTAATAAACAGATACAAAACCGACGATAGGGTAACTCAATTTACCAAAGCGTTGAATGCGACCAAAAACCCAAAGATACAATTAAAGGGATTGGTGGGTTCGGCCGATGCTATTGTTGCACTTTCTTCTTATTTCCTGTTACACAAACCTATCCTGTTCGTTTTACCGGATAGGGAAGAGGCGGCTTATTTTCAATCCGACCTGGAAAGTGTGCTGGATAAACAGGTTTTACTTTTTCCTTCTTCGTACCGCAAATCTTTCGATTTTACGCAGGTAGATACAGCAAATGTATTGGCCCGTGCAGAGGTGTTGAACGAACTGAACCACGATTCTGAATACGGAAAAATTGTCGTGTCTTATCCGGAAGCCATTGCCGAAAAGGTGATCGACCGCTCTGCTTTAGAAAAAAACACATTAGAAATTAGTTTAGGTGCAAAGTTAGGCATTGATTTTATCAACGAGTTTTTAATTGATTACGATTTCGACCGCAGGGATTTTGTTTACGAACCGGGGCAATTTTCCATCCGTGGGGGTATTGTAGATATATTTTCTTTCTCTTCTGATTTGCCTTACCGTATTGAATTTTTCGGCGATGAGGTAGAAAGTATCAGAAGTTTTGAAATTGAAAGTCAGCTTTCGGTTGCCGATGTTAAGTCGCTTACCATTGTGCCCAACGTTCAGGCAAAGTTTTTAACGGAAAGCAACATCAGCATTCTTGATTATATTGATCAGGACACCCAGCTTTGGTTTAAGGATGTCGAGTTTACCCTCGATATTGTTAAAGCGGGATATAAAAAAGCGGTTGAACTTTGGAAAGCACTTTCGCTTGATGATAAGAATAAAAACCCGGATTGGATTGATCCAAAATTTGCTTTTAGCGACGAGAAATTATTGGGCGATCACCTTCAGGATTTCCCCTTGGTAGAATTTGGCAAACAGTTTTTTTATAAAACTGATAACCGCTTTGAATTTGAAACCAAACCACAGCCATCATTCAATAAAGATTTCAATCTGCTGATCCATAACCTAAAGGAGAATGAAAAGGCAGGAATTATCAATTTTATTTTTACCGATTCGCCAAAACAGATTGAGCGTTTATATGCCATTTTAGAGGATATTGACAAAACAGCCAAGTTTACGCCGATCAATAGCATGTTGCGCGAGGGTTTTGTAGATCCGCAGATCCAGACCGCATTTTACACAGATCACCAGATCTTTGATCGTTACTATAAATACAAGCTTAAAAAAGGTTATCAGAAAAGTCAGGCCATTACCTTAAAAGATTTAAGGGAACTGAAATCTGGTGATTACGTTACCCACATCGATCATGGCATCGGCAAATATGCCGGACTTGAAAAGGTTGAGGTAAATGGCAAAACTCAGGAGATGATCCGTTTAATTTATGCAGATAACGACCTGCTTTATGTAAACATTAACTCCCTAAACCGCATTGCCAAATACAGCGGCAAGGAAAGCGGTGTACCTAAAATGAATAAGCTGGGTACAGATGCCTGGGACAAGCTAAAAAAAACAACTAAAAAAAAAGTTAAAGATATCGCCCGGGACCTGATCAAGCTTTATGCTTTGCGCAAAACCCAGGCCGGAACGGCATTTTCGCCAGATAGCTATTTACAAACGGAACTGGAAGCATCTTTTATTTACGAGGACACCCCTGATCAGTTAAAAGCGACGCAGGATGTGAAAAAGGATATGGAATCGCCACATCCAATGGACCGTTTGGTTTGCGGTGATGTGGGCTTCGGAAAAACCGAGATTGCCGTACGCGCCGCATTTAAAGCAGTAGCAGAAGGCAAACAGGCAGCGATCCTGGTTCCTACAACCATTTTGGCCCTACAGCATTTCAAAACGTTCTCTTCCCGTTTAAAAGATTTCCCGGTTACAGTTGATTACATTAACCGTTTTAAAACCAGTAAACAGATCAAAGATACCTTAGCCGAAGCTGCTGCAGGTAAAGTTGATATTTTGATCGGTACACACCGTTTGCTGAGCAAAGATGTAAAATTTAAAGATCTCGGCATCATGATTATTGATGAAGAGCAGAAGTTTGGCGTTACCGCAAAAGAAAGGTTAAAAGCTGTTAGGGTAAATGTTGATACTTTAACCCTTACGGCGACTCCAATTCCGAGAACCTTGCATTTTTCTTTAATGGGGGCAAGGGATTTATCGATCATCAGCACACCACCACCAAACCGCCAACCGGTAAGTACCGAATTGCATGTTTTTAATGATAAATTGATCCAGGAAGCCGTTCAGTTCGAATTAGACCGTGGCGGACAGGTATTTTTTATCCATAACCGGGTTAACGACCTGATGCAATTGGGTGGATTAATTCAGAAATTGGTTCCAAAGGCAAGAATTGGTATTGCGCACGGACAGTTAGATGGTGACCAACTGGAAGATGTGATGCTCGATTTTATTAATGGCGAAAAAGATGTTTTAGTGGCCACTACCATTATCGAAGCTGGTTTAGATATTCCGAACGCCAATACCATCATTATCAACCATGCACACATGTTTGGTTTGAGCGATTTGCACCAGATGCGTGGTAGAGTAGGCCGGAGCAATAAAAAAGCTTTCTGCTATTTACTCTCACCACCATTATCTACTTTAACCTCCGAAGCGCGTAAGCGTTTAAGCGCAATCGAAGAGTTTTCTGATCTTGGCAGTGGCTTTAATGTAGCCATGCGCGATTTAGACATCCGCGGTAGTGGAAACCTATTGGGTGCAGAGCAAAGTGGTTTCATTGCCGAAATCGGTTTTGAAATGTACCACAAGATCTTGGACGAAGCCATACAAGAACTAAAGGAGGCTGAATTTAAGGGATTGTTCGAAAATGAACCTGCCCGTCCGTTTGTGGGCTTTACGCAGGTAGATACTGATCTGGAATTATATATTCCGGATGCCTACATTACCAATATTACCGAGCGTTACAATTTATATACAGAACTTTCTAAACTCGATAATGAAGCTGAACTTGCCATTTTTGAAAAACATCTGGCAGATCGTTTCGGACCAGTTCCACCACAAGTAAAAACCATGTTGAGTGTGGTGCGTTTGCAGTGGCTGGGCAAGAAATTGGGCTTCGAGAAAATCAGTTTCAAGAAAAATAGTTTGCGGGGATATTTCCTAAGCGATAAACAATCGGCTTATTTCGATTCGAATACCTTTACCAGGATTTTAACTTTTGCACAAAACCATCCACGGATGTGTAATTTAAAAGAAGTAAAAAATACGCTAAGGATTGCTTTTGATAATGTAAAAACCGTTGAGGAAGCAATCGAAACGTTGGAACTTATCGACTAA
- a CDS encoding DUF3820 family protein, which produces MLDPTLLLDLVKMQMPYGKYKGYLICNIPESYLLWYKDKGFPKGKLGDLMATMFEIRVNGLEYLLTPLKNQNR; this is translated from the coding sequence ATGTTAGACCCAACCTTATTGCTCGATTTAGTGAAAATGCAAATGCCTTATGGAAAATATAAAGGTTACCTGATCTGCAATATCCCTGAAAGTTATTTGCTTTGGTATAAGGATAAGGGCTTCCCGAAAGGTAAATTGGGCGACTTAATGGCTACGATGTTTGAAATACGGGTGAATGGCTTAGAATACCTGTTAACGCCATTGAAGAATCAAAATCGGTAG
- the metE gene encoding 5-methyltetrahydropteroyltriglutamate--homocysteine S-methyltransferase, with the protein MLTQNLGYPRIGSQRELKKICENYWADKTGYKNVLQVGKNIRHENWKLQKEAGIDIIPSNDFSFYDHVLDHSLTFGAIPKRYNEVILKKGNSELDLYFAMARGYQKEGLDVVAMEMTKWFDTNYHYIVPEFYKDQPFKLFSTKIIDEFYEAKQLGITTKPVLIGPVSYLLLGKEKETGFEKIDLIKNLLPVYIEILSRLDALDIEYVQFDEPFLTLDLTEKDKKAYEYAYKEIRKAFPRLKIVLATYFEGLGNNLALTSSLPVNVLHVDLVRAEDQLTDVLASLKDDTILSLGLVDGRNIWKSDFEKSVSIINQVVEKKGLDKVWIAPSCSLIHSPVDLDNETNEQNLSAEIKQWLAYAKQKIAEVATLKKLITNESPASTLQKLEENKKAIANRKVSKIIHNPEVKARVLALKEQDSKRLSPFSTRKIKQQELNLPIYATTTIGSFPQTAEVRSWRAKLKNGTFTTEEYDDLIAKETAKAVTWQEEIDLDVLVHGEFERNDMVEYFGEQLDGFAFSKNGWVQSYGSRCVKPPIIFGDVSRPKPMTVKWTAYAQSLTSKYMKGMLTGPVTILQWSFVRNDQPRSETCTQIALAIRDEVCDLENTGIKIIQIDEPAIREGLPLRKADWQTYLNWAVKAFKISASGVKDDTQIHTHMCYSEFNDIIQNIADMDADVITIETSRSQMELLDAFADFKYPNEIGPGVYDIHSPRVPKREEMVQLLKKAKAVIPQEQLWVNPDCGLKTRGWDETKKALIEMVEAAKEMRKTEKVLSADLQAN; encoded by the coding sequence ATGCTAACGCAAAATCTGGGCTATCCGCGAATAGGTAGCCAAAGGGAATTAAAGAAAATCTGCGAAAATTACTGGGCAGATAAAACTGGGTACAAAAATGTACTTCAGGTGGGAAAAAACATTCGCCACGAAAATTGGAAACTTCAAAAAGAAGCTGGAATTGATATCATTCCATCGAACGACTTTTCTTTTTATGATCATGTTCTTGATCATTCATTAACCTTTGGGGCAATACCGAAAAGGTACAACGAAGTGATCCTGAAAAAAGGAAATTCTGAACTTGATCTCTATTTTGCTATGGCAAGAGGCTATCAGAAAGAGGGATTGGATGTGGTAGCAATGGAAATGACCAAATGGTTTGATACCAACTACCATTACATTGTGCCCGAGTTTTACAAAGACCAGCCTTTTAAACTTTTCTCAACTAAAATTATCGATGAGTTTTACGAGGCAAAACAATTGGGTATTACCACCAAACCTGTTCTAATCGGTCCGGTTTCTTACCTTTTACTGGGAAAAGAAAAAGAAACTGGCTTTGAAAAAATAGACCTGATCAAAAATCTCCTTCCGGTTTATATCGAGATTTTATCCCGTTTAGATGCTTTGGATATAGAATATGTTCAGTTTGATGAGCCGTTTTTGACTTTAGACCTCACCGAAAAAGACAAGAAAGCTTATGAATATGCTTATAAAGAGATCAGAAAAGCTTTTCCTAGGTTAAAAATTGTTTTGGCTACTTATTTTGAGGGCTTAGGCAATAATTTAGCACTAACCTCTTCATTACCGGTAAATGTTTTACATGTCGATCTGGTACGAGCAGAAGATCAATTGACAGATGTCTTAGCCTCGTTAAAAGACGACACGATCCTTTCACTAGGTTTAGTAGACGGAAGGAACATCTGGAAAAGTGATTTCGAAAAATCTGTATCCATAATTAATCAGGTGGTAGAAAAAAAAGGATTGGATAAAGTGTGGATAGCACCATCCTGCTCATTAATTCACTCACCTGTTGATCTGGACAATGAAACCAATGAACAAAACCTCTCGGCAGAAATTAAACAGTGGCTGGCTTATGCGAAACAAAAAATTGCAGAAGTAGCTACCTTAAAAAAACTGATCACCAACGAAAGCCCTGCATCTACCCTGCAAAAACTTGAGGAAAACAAAAAAGCGATCGCTAATCGTAAAGTTTCTAAAATCATCCACAATCCGGAAGTAAAAGCGCGTGTTTTGGCCTTAAAAGAGCAAGATTCGAAACGTTTAAGTCCATTTTCGACTAGAAAAATAAAACAACAGGAGCTTAATTTGCCTATTTATGCCACTACAACCATCGGATCTTTTCCGCAAACGGCAGAGGTAAGAAGCTGGAGAGCAAAGCTTAAAAACGGAACTTTTACCACTGAAGAGTATGATGATCTCATCGCAAAAGAAACAGCAAAAGCCGTAACCTGGCAGGAAGAAATCGATCTGGATGTTTTGGTTCATGGTGAATTTGAGCGTAACGATATGGTTGAATACTTCGGTGAGCAACTGGATGGTTTCGCTTTCTCTAAAAATGGCTGGGTACAAAGTTATGGCTCACGCTGTGTAAAACCCCCGATCATTTTTGGTGATGTTTCGCGTCCGAAACCGATGACGGTAAAATGGACCGCCTATGCACAGTCACTTACCTCAAAATACATGAAAGGGATGTTGACTGGTCCGGTAACGATTTTACAATGGTCATTTGTTCGAAATGATCAACCACGATCAGAAACCTGTACACAGATTGCCCTGGCTATCCGTGATGAGGTTTGTGACCTGGAAAATACAGGCATTAAAATCATTCAAATTGATGAGCCAGCCATTAGAGAAGGTTTACCATTGCGCAAAGCTGATTGGCAAACTTACCTCAACTGGGCGGTTAAAGCCTTTAAAATTTCGGCGAGTGGAGTGAAAGACGATACGCAAATTCACACACATATGTGTTATTCTGAGTTTAACGATATCATCCAGAATATTGCCGATATGGATGCCGATGTGATCACGATCGAAACCTCGCGTTCGCAAATGGAGTTATTGGATGCTTTTGCTGATTTTAAATATCCAAACGAAATTGGTCCGGGTGTATACGATATTCACTCTCCAAGGGTTCCGAAGAGGGAAGAAATGGTTCAATTGCTCAAAAAAGCAAAGGCTGTTATTCCCCAGGAGCAACTTTGGGTAAACCCTGATTGTGGCTTAAAAACCCGCGGATGGGACGAAACCAAAAAAGCATTGATCGAAATGGTTGAAGCTGCAAAAGAGATGCGTAAAACTGAAAAAGTGTTATCAGCAGATCTTCAGGCGAATTAA
- a CDS encoding DsbA family protein, with protein MKVEIWSDVMCPFCYIGKRHFEQAIEKLPFKNEIEIDWKSFQLNPEYHNTNNETVYDYLSRSKGMPAEQAKQMTKQVVDMAANAGLSIDFDNNIPANTFNAHRLIHLAAKHSLQDLAEEKLFEAHFVNSKNIGETDVLVDLAEEIGLNRAEAEEVLKGDQFSEAVRYDIYESQNLGIRGVPYFVMDRKYGVSGAQPVQAFTDALTQSFTEWKETQPKTTLTSLNKNDDAVCDENGCEI; from the coding sequence ATGAAAGTAGAAATCTGGTCGGATGTAATGTGTCCGTTTTGCTATATCGGGAAAAGACATTTTGAACAGGCGATAGAAAAATTGCCCTTCAAAAATGAAATTGAAATAGATTGGAAGAGTTTTCAGCTCAATCCGGAGTATCACAATACCAATAATGAAACGGTATACGATTACCTTTCGAGAAGTAAAGGAATGCCGGCTGAGCAAGCCAAACAAATGACTAAGCAGGTTGTTGATATGGCTGCAAATGCAGGCTTAAGCATCGATTTTGATAACAATATTCCAGCAAATACCTTTAACGCACATCGTTTGATCCACCTGGCAGCCAAACATAGTCTACAAGATTTAGCGGAAGAAAAACTGTTTGAAGCACATTTTGTAAACAGTAAAAATATTGGCGAAACCGATGTTTTAGTTGATCTTGCTGAAGAAATTGGGTTAAATCGCGCTGAAGCAGAAGAGGTTTTAAAAGGAGATCAATTTAGCGAAGCTGTTCGTTATGATATTTATGAAAGCCAGAATTTAGGTATTAGAGGGGTTCCTTATTTTGTAATGGACCGCAAATATGGCGTTTCAGGTGCTCAACCTGTTCAGGCTTTTACCGATGCGCTTACCCAGAGTTTTACAGAATGGAAAGAAACTCAACCTAAAACCACACTTACCTCATTAAATAAAAATGATGATGCGGTTTGTGATGAAAATGGTTGTGAGATATAG